In a single window of the Delftia tsuruhatensis genome:
- a CDS encoding xanthine dehydrogenase family protein molybdopterin-binding subunit — protein sequence MNASNPLQLTRRNLLKLGGMVMVSSVAAAGLVAETSGPAEAVAGAFPIPPIDRVSSFIAIGADGSVTAYHGHVDLGTGIRTSLAQLVADELDVEFERITMVLGHTGRTPNQGPTIASNTIQVDAIPMRKAAAQVRQLLLGLAAEKLQQPVSALVTSKGVVVGKGGRRIGYGELAQGQDLNIALDKEVPLRTSGFNYIGKSVQRVDIPAKVLGALAYVHDVRVPGMLHGRVVRPPYGGADASAPLGSSLVSVNEQSVAHLPGLVKVVVQGDFVGVVAEREEQAIAAMRQLEVTWKDWAGVPDLSLDAMHGTLARHEKTDRMLREDAGIDEAFSGASKVIEADYVWPYHLHASIGPSCAVADVKGDQIQVWTGSQNPHDVRKDIATLTGMAADQINVTRLEASGCYGRNCADDVASDAVLLSQAVGRPVRVQLMREQEAAWEPKGTGQLIRVRGGLDDKHEVLGYELKTCYPSNDAAALALILTGKVPNKAKVLQMGDRTAIPQYEYPKMRVVSQDAAPIVRASWMRGVSALPNVFAHECWIDECAWLAGEDPIAYRLRYLKDPRAVALSLSARKHANWQDGPAHRKAAPADQRLVKGRGFAYARYYHSKFPGYGAAWATWICDVTVDRETGVIKVDKVFVSHDCGEMVNPAGVRHQVHGNIIQSTSRVLKEYVTFDGKGVTSLDWGGYPILRFDELPEIDVQLVERPGEDPMGAGESASVPSAAAVSNAVFDATGVRLREVPFTPARVLAALKAQAAKAGN from the coding sequence ATGAATGCTTCCAACCCCTTGCAACTGACGCGTCGCAATCTGCTCAAGCTCGGCGGCATGGTCATGGTCAGCTCTGTCGCGGCGGCGGGCCTGGTGGCTGAGACTTCCGGCCCTGCCGAGGCCGTGGCCGGCGCCTTTCCCATCCCTCCCATCGACCGCGTGAGCAGCTTCATCGCCATCGGTGCCGACGGAAGCGTCACGGCCTATCACGGTCACGTGGACCTGGGCACGGGCATCCGCACCTCGCTGGCCCAGCTGGTGGCCGATGAACTCGACGTGGAGTTCGAACGCATCACCATGGTCCTGGGCCATACGGGCCGCACACCCAACCAGGGCCCGACCATTGCCAGCAACACCATCCAGGTCGATGCCATCCCCATGCGCAAGGCTGCGGCCCAGGTGCGCCAGTTGCTGCTGGGCCTGGCGGCCGAAAAGCTGCAGCAGCCGGTGTCCGCGCTGGTCACCTCCAAGGGCGTGGTCGTGGGCAAGGGTGGCCGCCGCATCGGCTACGGCGAACTGGCCCAGGGCCAGGACCTGAACATCGCCCTGGACAAGGAGGTGCCGCTGCGCACCAGCGGCTTCAACTACATCGGCAAGTCCGTGCAGCGGGTGGACATCCCCGCCAAGGTGCTGGGCGCGCTGGCCTATGTGCACGATGTGCGCGTTCCCGGCATGCTGCACGGCCGCGTGGTGCGCCCACCGTACGGCGGAGCGGATGCTTCCGCGCCGCTGGGCAGCAGCCTGGTGTCGGTCAACGAGCAATCGGTGGCCCATCTGCCGGGCCTCGTCAAGGTCGTGGTACAGGGCGACTTCGTGGGCGTGGTGGCCGAGCGCGAGGAGCAGGCGATCGCGGCCATGCGCCAGCTGGAGGTGACGTGGAAGGACTGGGCCGGCGTGCCCGACCTGTCGCTGGACGCCATGCACGGCACGCTGGCCAGGCACGAAAAAACGGACCGCATGCTGCGAGAGGATGCGGGCATCGATGAGGCCTTCTCGGGCGCCAGCAAGGTGATCGAGGCAGACTATGTCTGGCCCTACCATCTGCACGCCTCCATCGGCCCGTCCTGCGCGGTGGCCGATGTGAAGGGCGACCAGATCCAGGTGTGGACCGGCTCCCAGAACCCGCACGATGTGCGCAAGGACATCGCCACGCTGACCGGCATGGCGGCGGACCAGATCAATGTCACGCGCCTGGAGGCCTCGGGCTGCTATGGACGCAACTGCGCCGACGACGTGGCATCCGATGCGGTGCTGCTGTCGCAGGCCGTGGGTCGTCCGGTGCGAGTGCAACTGATGCGCGAGCAGGAAGCGGCCTGGGAGCCCAAGGGCACGGGCCAGCTGATCCGCGTGCGCGGTGGCCTGGACGACAAGCACGAGGTGCTGGGCTACGAGCTCAAGACCTGCTACCCCTCCAATGACGCGGCGGCCCTGGCCCTGATCCTCACGGGAAAGGTGCCCAACAAGGCCAAGGTGCTGCAGATGGGCGACCGCACGGCCATTCCGCAGTACGAGTACCCGAAGATGCGCGTGGTCTCGCAGGATGCGGCACCCATCGTGCGCGCCTCGTGGATGCGCGGCGTCTCGGCCCTGCCCAACGTGTTCGCCCATGAATGCTGGATCGACGAGTGCGCCTGGCTGGCCGGCGAGGACCCCATCGCCTACCGTCTGCGCTACCTGAAGGATCCGCGCGCCGTGGCCCTGTCGCTTTCCGCGCGCAAGCACGCCAACTGGCAGGACGGCCCGGCCCACCGCAAGGCCGCGCCGGCCGACCAGCGCCTGGTCAAGGGCCGTGGCTTTGCCTACGCCCGCTACTACCACAGCAAGTTCCCCGGCTACGGAGCGGCCTGGGCCACCTGGATCTGCGACGTGACCGTGGACCGCGAGACCGGCGTGATCAAGGTGGACAAGGTCTTCGTGTCCCACGACTGTGGCGAGATGGTCAACCCGGCCGGCGTGCGCCACCAGGTGCACGGCAACATCATCCAGTCCACCAGCCGCGTGCTCAAGGAATACGTGACGTTCGACGGCAAGGGCGTGACCTCGCTGGACTGGGGTGGTTACCCCATCCTGCGTTTTGACGAACTTCCCGAGATCGATGTGCAACTGGTCGAGCGCCCGGGTGAAGACCCCATGGGTGCCGGCGAATCGGCCTCGGTGCCCAGTGCCGCCGCCGTCTCCAACGCCGTGTTCGATGCCACCGGCGTGCGCCTGCGCGAGGTGCCGTTCACCCCGGCGCGCGTGCTGGCCGCGCTCAAGGCCCAGGCGGCCAAGGCCGGCAACTGA
- a CDS encoding c-type cytochrome, protein MQTIKKITFGVVGLAVVAGAAFWLATGRGEIAPQQQIPVQDFSPQQIDQGRRLAHMGDCAVCHTAPGGQRNAGGLAMPSPFGTIYSTNITPDAETGIGRWSFEAFERAMRHGVDREGNYLYPAFPYTAFTRITDEDMKALYAYLMSEPAVSNKAPRTALNFPFNVRRGLALWNALYLEPGVQPAPANQSGEWVRGAYLVEGLGHCAACHSPRNQFGAEKKGVDHLAGAFIDGWDAPALNDKAVAPLPWTREDLVRYMQTGFSERHGVAAGPMAPVIEGLSHQSAEDINAVATYLMSYRKPLADGAGTGDAQALVKEKTEVARLPVDAQGYRLYQGACMACHRADPSGVLAGSSFGARPQLSLNTNLYSDSPTNAIHVVLNGITRPAHPQLGTMPAFRHNLSDEQIATLLNTMRSQYGLQPWAGLSDKVKALREETRPGKALH, encoded by the coding sequence ATGCAAACAATCAAGAAAATCACCTTCGGCGTGGTTGGCCTGGCCGTGGTGGCCGGCGCCGCCTTCTGGCTGGCCACGGGCCGCGGCGAGATCGCTCCCCAGCAGCAGATCCCGGTGCAGGACTTCAGCCCGCAGCAGATCGACCAGGGGCGCCGTCTGGCGCACATGGGCGACTGCGCAGTCTGCCATACCGCCCCCGGCGGCCAGCGCAATGCGGGCGGCCTGGCCATGCCCAGCCCCTTCGGCACCATCTATTCGACCAACATCACGCCCGACGCCGAAACCGGCATCGGCCGCTGGTCGTTCGAGGCCTTCGAGCGCGCCATGCGCCACGGCGTGGACCGCGAGGGCAACTACCTGTACCCGGCCTTCCCCTACACGGCGTTCACCCGCATCACCGATGAGGACATGAAGGCCCTGTACGCCTACCTGATGAGCGAACCGGCCGTCTCCAACAAGGCCCCCAGGACCGCGCTGAACTTCCCGTTCAACGTGCGACGCGGCCTGGCCCTGTGGAACGCGCTGTATCTGGAGCCGGGCGTGCAGCCCGCGCCCGCCAACCAGTCGGGCGAGTGGGTGCGCGGTGCCTACCTGGTGGAAGGCCTGGGCCACTGCGCTGCCTGCCATTCGCCGCGCAATCAGTTCGGTGCCGAGAAGAAGGGCGTCGATCACCTGGCCGGCGCCTTCATCGATGGCTGGGATGCGCCCGCGCTCAACGACAAGGCCGTGGCCCCGCTGCCCTGGACGCGTGAGGATCTGGTGCGCTACATGCAGACCGGCTTCTCGGAACGCCACGGCGTGGCCGCCGGCCCCATGGCGCCCGTGATCGAGGGCCTGTCGCACCAGTCGGCCGAGGACATCAACGCCGTCGCGACCTATCTGATGTCCTATCGCAAGCCCTTGGCCGATGGAGCAGGCACGGGCGACGCCCAGGCCCTGGTGAAGGAAAAGACCGAAGTGGCCAGGCTACCCGTGGACGCCCAGGGCTACCGCCTGTACCAGGGCGCCTGCATGGCCTGCCACCGCGCGGACCCCAGCGGCGTGCTGGCGGGCAGCAGCTTTGGCGCGCGGCCCCAGCTGTCGCTGAATACCAACCTGTACAGCGATTCGCCCACCAACGCCATCCACGTGGTGCTCAACGGCATCACGCGACCGGCGCATCCGCAGCTGGGAACCATGCCGGCTTTCCGCCACAACCTGAGCGACGAGCAGATCGCCACGCTGCTCAACACCATGCGCAGCCAGTACGGCCTGCAGCCCTGGGCCGGCCTGAGCGACAAGGTCAAGGCCCTGCGCGAGGAAACCCGGCCTGGCAAGGCGTTGCACTGA
- a CDS encoding acyl-CoA dehydrogenase family protein, with protein MTLLKPASRVPEDSTLLTEADRQWLDERAGSLDADASQAASVVPYLARAGLLTHGLPQAMGGRGTPVSHAIEAIAQVASHSVAAAFAFWGQRVLIQMLAATGNTGLRERWLPALLRGETAGASGLSNIMKFLSGIEALSIRAMPAPGGGWLLDGGVPWCTNLREPQFLAAVAVARDDGAPPMIVALPSDRPGLQRSPDLELMALRGTNTAALRLAGVAITADDLLAEKAGGFLPQVRPAFLGMQCGLSIGLARAACAAAARRMGEGGHVLREALTETRERLEDAAMAIQKGVDGGEFAEAPQRLFALRLALHDSVQQALQLELQATGGRAYHLDVPGVATPGVATPGVTTPGGFARRWRESAFIPIVTPSVTQLLGELKKHGG; from the coding sequence ATGACACTGTTGAAGCCAGCCTCCCGCGTCCCTGAAGACTCCACCCTGCTCACCGAGGCCGATCGCCAGTGGCTGGATGAACGCGCCGGATCGCTGGATGCCGATGCCAGCCAGGCCGCCAGCGTCGTGCCCTATCTGGCCCGTGCCGGCCTGCTCACGCATGGCCTGCCCCAGGCGATGGGCGGGCGAGGGACGCCGGTCAGCCATGCCATCGAAGCCATTGCCCAGGTGGCCTCGCACTCGGTGGCGGCGGCGTTTGCCTTCTGGGGCCAGCGCGTGCTGATCCAGATGCTGGCTGCGACCGGCAATACCGGCCTGCGCGAGCGCTGGCTGCCGGCGCTGCTGCGCGGCGAGACGGCAGGCGCTTCGGGGCTGTCCAACATCATGAAATTCCTCAGTGGCATCGAGGCACTGAGCATCCGCGCGATGCCCGCACCTGGCGGCGGCTGGCTGCTCGATGGCGGCGTGCCATGGTGCACCAACCTGCGCGAGCCGCAGTTCCTGGCGGCCGTGGCCGTGGCGCGCGACGACGGCGCGCCACCCATGATCGTGGCCCTGCCTTCGGACCGGCCAGGCCTGCAGCGCTCACCGGACCTGGAATTGATGGCGTTGCGCGGAACGAACACGGCCGCGCTGCGGCTCGCTGGCGTGGCCATCACGGCCGATGACCTGCTGGCCGAAAAGGCCGGGGGCTTCCTGCCGCAGGTGCGTCCCGCCTTCCTGGGCATGCAGTGCGGCCTGTCCATCGGCCTGGCGCGGGCGGCCTGCGCGGCGGCGGCGCGGCGCATGGGAGAGGGCGGCCACGTGCTGCGCGAGGCGCTGACGGAGACCCGTGAGCGGCTGGAAGACGCGGCCATGGCCATCCAGAAAGGCGTGGACGGCGGCGAATTCGCCGAGGCGCCCCAGCGCCTGTTCGCGCTGCGCCTGGCGCTGCACGACAGCGTGCAGCAGGCCCTGCAACTGGAACTGCAGGCCACGGGTGGCAGGGCCTACCACCTGGATGTGCCGGGCGTCGCCACGCCGGGCGTCGCCACGCCGGGCGTCACCACGCCGGGAGGTTTTGCACGCCGCTGGCGCGAGTCGGCCTTCATCCCCATCGTCACGCCCAGCGTGACCCAGCTGCTGGGCGAGCTGAAGAAGCACGGCGGCTAG
- a CDS encoding DUF4287 domain-containing protein has product MTETAKVRGPASYFPSIEKTYGQPIAYWMDLLKRQDTRKHMELVARLKAGHQMGHGHANALVAAFLAQA; this is encoded by the coding sequence ATGACGGAGACAGCCAAGGTCAGGGGCCCGGCCTCGTACTTCCCATCCATAGAGAAGACCTACGGCCAGCCCATCGCATACTGGATGGACTTGCTGAAAAGGCAGGACACGCGCAAGCACATGGAGCTGGTGGCCCGGCTCAAGGCCGGGCACCAGATGGGCCACGGGCATGCGAATGCCCTGGTGGCGGCCTTCCTGGCCCAGGCCTGA
- a CDS encoding bestrophin family protein gives MIIRPRPHWLRMLFVLRGSVLLDILPQLLAATGFAVVVTALHGQLFAWKVPLNFVPFSLIGLTLAIFLGFRNSTSYARYWEARMLWGSVLNETRSLVRQARTLCDAPEHTPALAMTLAAFVHALRHQLRGTDAGADMQRLLPPGDCERLAPVRFKPAVLLLMAGEWLLARRREGSLDPVLVPAMEAPLCKLGEALGGCERIAGTPIPFTYAVIIHRTIYLYCVLLPFGLVDAIGFMTPVIVAFIAYTFFALEALGAELEEPFGTAPNDLALDAMSRMIEATLRELAGEPLPPAPLQEDVLFLT, from the coding sequence ATGATCATCCGGCCCCGTCCCCACTGGCTGCGCATGCTGTTCGTGCTGCGCGGCTCCGTGCTCCTCGACATCCTGCCCCAGCTGCTGGCCGCCACCGGGTTTGCCGTGGTGGTCACGGCCTTGCACGGCCAGCTGTTCGCGTGGAAGGTGCCGCTGAACTTCGTGCCGTTCTCCCTGATCGGGCTGACGCTGGCCATCTTCCTGGGGTTTCGCAACAGCACCAGCTATGCACGCTACTGGGAGGCGCGCATGCTCTGGGGCAGCGTGCTCAACGAGACGCGCTCCCTGGTGCGCCAGGCCCGGACCCTGTGCGACGCGCCCGAGCACACCCCTGCCCTGGCCATGACCCTGGCCGCCTTCGTGCACGCGCTGCGCCATCAGTTGCGCGGCACCGACGCAGGCGCCGACATGCAGCGCCTGCTGCCGCCCGGCGACTGCGAGCGCCTGGCCCCCGTGCGCTTCAAGCCGGCCGTGCTGCTGCTGATGGCTGGAGAGTGGCTGCTGGCGCGTCGGCGCGAAGGCAGCCTGGATCCCGTGCTGGTGCCCGCCATGGAGGCGCCGCTGTGCAAGCTCGGCGAAGCGCTGGGCGGTTGCGAGCGCATCGCGGGCACGCCCATCCCGTTCACCTACGCGGTCATCATCCACCGCACCATCTACCTGTACTGCGTGCTGCTGCCCTTCGGTCTGGTGGATGCCATCGGCTTCATGACGCCGGTGATCGTGGCCTTCATCGCCTACACCTTCTTCGCGCTGGAGGCCCTGGGCGCCGAGCTGGAAGAGCCCTTCGGCACCGCGCCCAACGACCTGGCGCTGGACGCCATGTCCCGGATGATCGAGGCCACGCTGCGCGAGCTGGCTGGCGAGCCGTTGCCGCCCGCCCCCCTGCAGGAGGATGTGCTGTTCCTGACCTGA
- a CDS encoding efflux RND transporter periplasmic adaptor subunit: MFFSPWLLAGALALPAVGMAAPAQAEPASLALSAEQARALGVRFEPLAPAGRLDIAVHARVVLRPDAQAVVAAPYAGAVPRVLVALGQTVKAGQAVVSFTSPQQYEARRALQEAESQARLARQSLARDQALHEDGIIAASRWQATQARAAETAAMALARRAELASSGLRFSGDEAHLVAPRAGLVTEVLAVPGARVEASAPLVRVADPQALELDLLLGREVPLPAVGDAVEVAARSAAGKVAGIAPVGDGSAGMRVRVALRRQGDLRLGESVSATLALDAGPADPAGARRRIPAAALAHWQGRAGVFVATGQGVRFAPLSVEAGDEATAVVRGALPAGARIAVTGIAALKGLLSGGE, from the coding sequence ATGTTCTTCTCCCCATGGCTTTTGGCCGGCGCACTCGCGCTGCCAGCCGTCGGCATGGCCGCGCCGGCCCAGGCCGAACCGGCATCCCTTGCCTTGTCAGCCGAGCAGGCGCGCGCGCTGGGCGTGCGCTTCGAACCCCTTGCGCCCGCCGGGCGGCTGGACATCGCGGTCCATGCGCGCGTCGTGCTCCGGCCCGATGCCCAGGCCGTGGTGGCCGCGCCCTATGCGGGTGCGGTGCCGCGTGTGCTGGTGGCCCTCGGCCAGACCGTCAAGGCCGGCCAGGCGGTGGTCTCCTTCACCAGCCCTCAGCAGTACGAGGCGCGCCGCGCGCTGCAGGAAGCCGAGTCCCAGGCGCGCCTGGCACGCCAATCCCTGGCGCGCGACCAGGCGCTGCATGAGGACGGCATCATCGCCGCCAGCCGCTGGCAGGCCACGCAGGCCCGTGCCGCCGAGACGGCGGCCATGGCCCTGGCCCGCCGTGCCGAGCTGGCCTCCAGCGGCCTGCGCTTCAGCGGCGACGAGGCGCACCTGGTTGCGCCCCGCGCCGGCCTGGTGACCGAGGTCCTGGCCGTGCCCGGCGCCCGCGTGGAGGCCTCGGCACCCCTGGTGCGCGTTGCCGACCCCCAGGCGCTGGAGCTGGACCTGCTGCTGGGCCGTGAAGTACCACTGCCCGCCGTGGGGGATGCGGTAGAGGTCGCCGCCCGCAGTGCGGCCGGGAAGGTCGCGGGCATCGCGCCCGTGGGTGATGGCTCGGCGGGCATGCGCGTGCGCGTGGCCTTGCGGCGGCAGGGCGACCTGCGCCTGGGGGAGAGCGTGTCCGCCACGCTGGCCCTTGACGCAGGGCCGGCAGATCCCGCTGGCGCGCGCCGGCGGATACCGGCGGCGGCGCTGGCGCACTGGCAGGGCCGCGCCGGCGTGTTCGTGGCCACCGGCCAGGGCGTGCGTTTCGCGCCGTTGTCCGTGGAGGCCGGCGACGAGGCCACGGCCGTGGTGCGCGGCGCGCTGCCGGCCGGGGCACGCATCGCGGTGACGGGCATCGCCGCGCTCAAGGGCCTGCTGTCCGGAGGCGAATGA
- a CDS encoding efflux RND transporter permease subunit, with translation MLGRLIDFSLRQRALVLMAACALALAGAWAYVNLPIDAFPDISPTQVKVILKVPGMTPEEVEQRVSTPVEQELLGLPNKTMVRSVSKYGISDVTVDFTEGTDVYWARQQVSERLAGLQRDLPATAEGGLAPITTPLGEMFMFTVDGEDWSLAERRHVLDWVIRPALRTVAGVADVNALGGAVRSYEVVPDPARLRARGVTLDQLRQALEANNRNDGAGRLDRGEEHWVVRVEGGVRGLDDLRTIVVVPTQGGRAAATVGDVATVRLGEATRNGAVSRDGRGEAVQGLVLGLRGVDARGLVDAVQARLDELAPRLPKGMRTQVFYNRGELVSRAAGTVVRALVEASVLVVVMLYLFLGGVRAALVVAATLPLSMLATFLLMRHVGLTANLMSLGGLAIALGMLVDAAVVVVENIETALGHAPGDSQARTGMDRSVLIRDAVCAVATPMLAGVSIIGIVFLPLLTLQGLEGKLFAPVALTIVLALGASVLIAFTVVPALASLLLRAHGADTPWLMGRVARGFGRMQRWSLAHRSTVFGMAGAALAGAGVLYLSVGKTFMPTMDEGDMIVQLQKAPSISLAASLDMDIRVQRALLEQVPEIRSIVARTGSDDLGLDPMGLNETDTFLVLRPRSEWRGGKDDIASAIRHVMEGFPGLIYGFTQPIEMRVSEMLTGTRGDVAIKIFGNDLARLDAAAHAVAARMRDVPGASEVIAPGNSGVQYLQVALNRAALGQSGLSGDALQAQLRSLVEGERIGIVPEGVARTPLILRGGAALRQSPEGLAGLLVAAPDGNTWPLTSLATLAARDGPVRVDHENGMRFAVVQVNVEGRDLAGFVRDAQAAVAADEGLMDMRIVWGGQFENQQRAAARLALVVPLALGAIFVLLVLTFRSPRQALLVIANVPFALVGGMAALGAAGEYLSVPASVGFIALLGIAVLNGVVLVSHFNHLLAAGQPLDQVVRQGVRDRLRPVLMTACITALGMVPLLLASGPGSEIQRPLAIVVAGGLVSSTALTLLLLPLLFERFGLARHQRQARS, from the coding sequence ATGCTCGGGCGCCTCATCGATTTCTCGCTGCGACAGCGCGCGCTGGTGCTGATGGCGGCCTGCGCATTGGCCCTTGCCGGTGCCTGGGCCTATGTGAACCTGCCCATCGATGCCTTTCCCGACATCTCGCCCACCCAGGTCAAGGTGATCCTGAAAGTGCCGGGCATGACGCCCGAGGAGGTGGAGCAGCGCGTCTCCACTCCCGTCGAGCAGGAACTGCTGGGCCTGCCGAACAAGACCATGGTGCGCTCGGTCTCCAAGTACGGCATCAGCGACGTGACGGTGGATTTCACCGAAGGCACGGACGTGTACTGGGCGCGCCAGCAGGTCTCCGAGCGGCTGGCCGGCCTGCAGCGCGACCTGCCCGCCACGGCCGAAGGCGGGCTGGCCCCCATCACCACGCCGCTGGGCGAGATGTTCATGTTCACCGTGGACGGCGAGGACTGGTCGCTGGCCGAGCGCCGCCATGTGCTGGACTGGGTGATCCGTCCCGCGTTGCGCACCGTGGCCGGCGTGGCCGACGTCAACGCCCTGGGAGGAGCGGTGCGCAGCTACGAGGTGGTTCCCGACCCGGCGCGGCTGCGCGCGCGCGGCGTCACGCTGGACCAGCTGCGGCAGGCGCTGGAGGCCAACAACCGCAACGACGGAGCCGGTCGGCTGGACCGTGGCGAGGAGCACTGGGTGGTGCGCGTGGAGGGGGGCGTGCGCGGGCTGGATGATCTGCGCACCATCGTGGTCGTGCCCACGCAGGGTGGTCGGGCCGCAGCCACCGTGGGCGACGTAGCCACGGTGCGCCTGGGCGAGGCCACGCGCAACGGCGCGGTCAGCCGCGATGGGCGTGGCGAGGCGGTCCAGGGTCTGGTCCTGGGTCTGCGGGGCGTGGACGCGCGCGGCCTGGTCGATGCCGTGCAGGCTCGGCTGGACGAACTGGCGCCCCGGCTGCCCAAGGGAATGCGCACCCAGGTCTTCTACAACCGCGGCGAACTGGTCTCGCGTGCGGCCGGCACCGTGGTGCGTGCCCTGGTGGAGGCCAGCGTGCTGGTCGTGGTCATGCTCTACCTGTTCCTGGGCGGCGTGCGCGCCGCATTGGTGGTGGCGGCCACGCTGCCGCTGTCCATGCTGGCCACCTTCCTGCTCATGCGCCACGTGGGCCTGACGGCCAACCTGATGAGCCTGGGCGGACTGGCCATCGCCCTGGGCATGCTGGTGGACGCCGCCGTGGTGGTGGTGGAGAACATCGAGACCGCGCTGGGCCACGCCCCGGGCGATTCGCAGGCCAGGACGGGGATGGACAGGTCGGTGTTGATCCGGGACGCGGTCTGCGCCGTTGCCACGCCCATGCTGGCTGGCGTGTCCATCATCGGCATCGTGTTCCTGCCGCTGCTCACGTTGCAGGGGCTGGAAGGCAAACTGTTCGCCCCGGTGGCGTTGACCATCGTGCTGGCGCTGGGCGCCTCGGTGCTCATCGCCTTCACCGTGGTGCCGGCGCTGGCCTCGCTGCTGCTGCGGGCCCATGGTGCCGACACGCCCTGGCTGATGGGGCGCGTGGCGCGGGGCTTCGGGCGCATGCAGCGCTGGAGCCTGGCGCACCGGTCCACGGTGTTCGGGATGGCCGGCGCGGCGCTGGCCGGTGCCGGCGTGCTGTACCTGTCCGTGGGCAAGACCTTCATGCCCACCATGGACGAGGGGGACATGATCGTGCAACTGCAAAAGGCGCCCTCCATCTCGCTGGCCGCCTCGCTGGACATGGACATCCGCGTGCAGCGTGCGCTGCTGGAGCAGGTGCCCGAGATCCGCTCCATCGTGGCCCGCACGGGGTCGGACGACCTGGGCCTGGATCCCATGGGCCTGAACGAGACCGATACCTTCCTGGTGCTGCGGCCGCGCAGTGAGTGGCGCGGGGGCAAGGACGACATCGCCAGCGCCATACGCCATGTCATGGAGGGCTTTCCGGGCCTGATCTACGGCTTTACCCAGCCCATAGAGATGCGTGTGTCCGAAATGCTCACGGGCACCCGCGGGGACGTGGCCATCAAGATCTTCGGCAACGACCTGGCTCGCCTGGATGCCGCCGCCCATGCCGTGGCCGCGCGCATGCGTGACGTGCCGGGCGCGTCCGAAGTCATCGCGCCCGGCAACAGTGGCGTGCAGTACCTGCAGGTGGCGCTCAATCGCGCCGCGCTGGGCCAGTCGGGGCTCAGTGGTGACGCGTTGCAGGCCCAACTGCGCTCCCTGGTCGAAGGCGAGCGCATCGGCATCGTCCCGGAGGGTGTCGCTCGCACGCCGCTGATCCTGCGCGGCGGTGCGGCCTTGCGCCAGTCTCCCGAAGGGCTGGCCGGACTGCTGGTGGCGGCCCCCGATGGCAATACCTGGCCCCTGACCTCGCTGGCCACGCTGGCAGCGCGGGACGGCCCGGTGCGCGTGGACCATGAGAACGGCATGCGCTTCGCCGTGGTGCAGGTCAACGTCGAGGGCCGGGACCTGGCCGGCTTCGTGCGTGATGCGCAGGCCGCCGTCGCGGCCGACGAAGGCCTCATGGACATGCGCATCGTCTGGGGCGGCCAGTTCGAGAACCAGCAGCGCGCCGCAGCGCGGCTGGCCCTCGTGGTGCCGCTGGCCCTGGGCGCCATCTTCGTGCTGCTGGTGCTGACCTTCCGCTCGCCCAGGCAGGCGTTGCTGGTCATCGCCAACGTCCCGTTCGCGCTCGTGGGCGGCATGGCGGCGCTGGGCGCCGCAGGCGAGTACCTGTCGGTGCCGGCCTCGGTGGGCTTCATCGCCCTGCTGGGCATCGCGGTGCTCAACGGCGTGGTGCTGGTGTCGCACTTCAACCACCTGCTGGCGGCCGGCCAGCCGCTGGATCAGGTCGTGCGCCAGGGCGTCCGCGACCGGCTGCGGCCCGTGCTGATGACGGCCTGCATCACCGCCCTGGGCATGGTGCCGCTGCTGCTGGCCAGCGGCCCGGGCTCGGAAATCCAGCGGCCACTGGCCATCGTGGTGGCCGGGGGGCTGGTCAGCTCCACGGCGCTGACCCTGCTGCTGCTACCCCTGCTGTTCGAACGCTTCGGGCTTGCGCGCCACCAAAGGCAGGCCCGGTCATGA